The Alnus glutinosa chromosome 7, dhAlnGlut1.1, whole genome shotgun sequence genome includes a region encoding these proteins:
- the LOC133873590 gene encoding protein NODULATION SIGNALING PATHWAY 2-like, with the protein MMQRELPQPSWPFYSVIDSTFEQVEDHDLNMKFSPVDGYDLSSLFTTTEDSSELCQIPCSSAMFLDDFLPYPPFDDSQQQVMLAMKDFSMGLEGLDYSIWDNEIQGTYGLFGESEGSFPLPLVSTEGEDFLSHSQSMNSESSTDVVSIQPSLIFPGEDMEIDNQLRVHHLLQAYGEALENEQRELAEVILRSIGEKVSPVGETFERVAFYLSQDIGNQGDYLKQESCKNFEAAFMAFYQTFPEGRFAHFAANSAILEAMPDDEEMIHIVDFDMGEGVQWPAMIEAISSQHKTLKLTSIKWEEEDSNYVPSPWRFEETKRRLYDQARSSGLKLTVEEMGIKNLVSEMKKMKKRAGRREWLVFNCMVGLPHMGRGRSRKLVMQFLRVAKELIAGNRGIITFGDGDGCEKLKNCSAFGSFFDGHLVHYQALLESLEVNFPHHLAEARVAMECLFVAPYISSLAWFQKWEEIREGCHLQAALGLEGRRLSKEILTEAKEMVREGENSYGARIQGQIGNEMVLKWKGTSIVRVSVWTNQI; encoded by the coding sequence ATGATGCAGCGTGAGCTTCCCCAGCCTTCATGGCCATTCTACAGTGTCATAGATTCAACTTTTGAACAGGTTGAAGACCATGACCTAAACATGAAGTTCTCCCCGGTGGATGGCTATgatttatcttcattatttacTACAACAGAGGACTCCTCTGAACTTTGTCAAATCCCCTGTTCTTCAGCCATGTTCCTTGATGACTTTCTCCCGTATCCACCCTTTGATGATTCCCAGCAGCAAGTCATGCTAGCCATGAAAGATTTCTCGATGGGGTTGGAGGGGTTAGATTATTCCATATGGGATAATGAGATTCAGGGCACCTATGGTCTTTTTGGAGAGAGTGAGGGAAGTTTCCCTCTGCCACTGGTGTCAACTGAAGGAGAAGACTTTTTGAGTCATAGCCAGTCAATGAATTCTGAGTCATCAACAGACGTAGTATCTATTCAACCATCATTAATCTTTCCAGGAGAAGACATGGAAATCGATAACCAGTTGAGAGTTCATCATCTACTTCAGGCTTATGGAGAAGCCTTGGAGAATGAACAGAGAGAGCTTGCAGAGGTTATTTTGAGATCCATCGGTGAGAAAGTTAGCCCGGTTGGCGAAACCTTTGAGCGTGTTGCCTTCTACTTATCCCAGGACATTGGGAATCAAGGTGACTATCTGAAACAAGAGTCCTGCAAGAACTTTGAGGCTGCATTCATGGCATTCTACCAAACCTTCCCAGAAGGAAGGTTTGCTCACTTTGCAGCAAACTCGGCGATTCTTGAAGCTATGCCAGACGATGAAGAGATGATACACATAGTCGACTTTGACATGGGAGAAGGGGTTCAGTGGCCTGCAATGATTGAGGCCATTTCAAGCCAGCACAAAACATTAAAGCTGACATCAATCAAATGGGAAGAGGAGGATTCTAATTATGTTCCTTCACCATGGAGGTTCGAGGAGACAAAAAGGCGGCTCTACGATCAGGCGAGATCTTCTGGTCTAAAGCTGACGGTGGAGGAGATGGGAATTAAGAATTTGGTGAGtgagatgaagaaaatgaagaaaagggCTGGAAGGAGAGAATGGTTGGTTTTCAATTGCATGGTGGGGCTTCCACACATGGGGAGGGGGAGAAGCAGAAAGCTTGTTATGCAGTTTCTAAGGGTAGCTAAGGAATTGATAGCTGGTAACAGGGGAATTATAACCTTTGGTGATGGAGATGGATGTGAAAAGCTGAAAAATTGCTCTGCTTTTGGGTCATTCTTTGATGGGCATTTGGTGCATTATCAAGCCTTGTTAGAATCATTGGAAGTGAATTTCCCACATCATCTTGCAGAAGCAAGAGTAGCCATGGAGTGTCTCTTTGTGGCACCTTACATCTCCTCTCTTGCTTGGTTCCAAAAGTGGGAGGAGATAAGGGAAGGCTGCCATCTTCAGGCAGCGCTTGGGTTGGAGGGTAGGAGACTGAGCAAAGAGATACTAACAGAAGCAAAAGAAATGGTAAGAGAAGGGGAAAATTCATATGGAGCAAGAATCCAAGGGCAGATTGGAAATGAGATGGTCTTGAAATGGAAAGGAACTTCAATAGTGAGAGTTTCAGTCTGGACAAATCAAATCTAA
- the LOC133872728 gene encoding kinetochore protein SPC24 homolog gives MGDFSKTIDVERLISYSDDLGRVLKDKRDINNITQCLEHSKAFRSSCDYDLNELQTSLQDYQTNIDVCKKKTEEAKSEAAADAEIDLLQQELEEEIKKEHLLMEELRIISNEINDLDVQRISVQERRQTLKKLEQDELREQRMLSLYASVTNIIPNLDDNSRISGHIVDRDKKVVEKFEFDPRKIDSLDVCNGIWKMISS, from the exons ATGGGCGATTTCTCTAAAACCATCGACGTGGAGCGGCTGATCTCGTACAGCGACGACCTCGGGCGGGTCCTGAAGGACAAGAGAGACATCAACAACATCACTCAGTGTCTCGAACACTCCAAAGCCTTCCGATCATCCTGCGACTATGATTTGAACGAGCTCCAGACCTCGCTTCAAG ATTATCAGACAAACATAGATGTATGCAAGAAGAAAACAGAGGAGGCAAAATCTGAGGCTGCTGCAGATGCAGAAATCGATCTTCTTCAGCAAGAATTGGAAGAGGAAATCAAGAAAGAACATTTGCTTATGGAAGAGCTTAG AATTATTAGCAACGAGATTAATGATCTAGACGTCCAAAGGATTTCTGTTCAAGAACGAAGGCAAACTTTGAAGAAACTTGAGCAGGATGAGCTTAGGGAACA GAGGATGCTTTCATTGTACGCTTCTGTCACAAATATTATTCCAAACTTGGATGACAACTCCAGAATTTCAGGCC ATATTGTGGATAGGGATAAAAAAGTAGTTGAGAAGTTCGAATTTGACCCGAGGAAGATAGATTCCCTTGATGTATGTAATGGTATTTGGAAAATGATAAGTTCATGA
- the LOC133873866 gene encoding gamma-interferon-responsive lysosomal thiol protein-like: MALLKFVSFIVLTSVLFMSMYPSSSSAEHHGIKVPSPIKSQKAKSSPIKIPKVTLSLYYETLCPYCQAFIKNDLLKLFVEDLIDIVNLRLVPWGNARVLEPNKTIICQHGPDECYLNSIEACAINIWPDVKQHYKFIECVERQASEQKQFGENAWNSCCQKLGLSPKPVSECYNSGHGRELTLRYADETYHLNPPHTYVPWVLVNNIPLYDDFKNFVSYLCKAYKGHLKLQACKSLPNKINLAGKANSIQPVCNATEAKKMPEHRQLRGHTITNAELQA; the protein is encoded by the exons ATGGCTCTTCTTAAATTCGTCTCCTTCATTGTTCTAACTTCTGTGCTGTTCATGTCCATGTATCCATCCTCTTCTTCTGCAGAACATCACGGCATCAAGGTCCCATCTCCGATCAAATCCCAGAAAGCTAAATCATCTCCGATCAAAATCCCGAAAGTCACTCTGTCTTTGTATTATGAAACACTCTGTCCATATTGCCAGGCGTTCATAAAAAATGACCTGCTGAAACTATTTGTGGAGGATCTCATCGACATTGTCAACCTCCGGCTTGTTCCATGGGGAAATGCTCGTGTCCTAGAACCCAACAAGACAATCATTTGCCAG CATGGCCCAGATGAATGCTACCTGAACAGTATAGAAGCCTGCGCCATTAACATCTGGCCTGATGTG AAGCAACATTACAAGTTCATTGAGTGTGTTGAGCGTCAAGCCTCTGAGCAGAAGCAATTCGGAGAAAACGCATGGAATTCTTGTTGTCAAAAACTGGGGTTGAGTCCAAAACCTGTTTCAGAATGCTACAATAGCGGCCATGGGAGAGAG CTTACACTACGTTACGCTGATGAAACATATCATCTTAATCCGCCTCATACATACGTACCATGGGTGCTGGTTAATAATATACCACTTTACGAC GACTTCAAAAACTTTGTTTCCTATTTGTGCAAGGCTTACAAGGGCCACCTCAAATTACAGGCTTGCAAATCGCTTCCAAACAAGATCAACTTAGCTGGGAAGGCAAATTCAATCCAGCCAGTCTGTAATGCAACTGAAGCAAAGAAAATGCCCGAACACCGCCAGCTTCGTGGCCACACCATTACAAACGCAGAACTTCAGGCCTAA
- the LOC133872727 gene encoding uncharacterized protein LOC133872727, producing the protein MAEGTRIHQLTENVSRLDKKYDDLAQAQAQFAAQMVASQAQLQSQIQLLVDQMKLQNEKPVSPVQPVQQNPDALQWQDRNTYKTERIHMGETRIGAGHQGGEFLPRRPVHMDYQSRLQNQDENRHAEHYDQNQWRPNQGNRNAEQYGWGYQPSTRGKNRSAEHSMGYQRIADHQGNKDAWRTYQVEGGPRMQSFNNMGTRQFQHPDNPDIWRFHQDENPWRQSQEYNYAQHQENHGSGFNHGPDHSPFIAQFPAFESIEPISKANMATETQEKNQDQEPVHQEGEAIEELEVASLEIKSQETIGVLEKNQEHKISVPLIVIKIISVLIPNSICSIKFLEEVCVLTTKSLTNLQDEEVPYQDEKNMFDERLKRKWKPRGDMFWKYDWWVFKTRWKPKEVLGWIIVSDSNSVEKQSVEVGRNVKADDGRFYAAIGISTTVAFGSWGVFRRNFAILKLLKQVVFKHRWRWKDYSVNCPGVQGACVMGSLNVIVLERLIYGSLGEENWHGNLQEDGLVRDRCAWQMHCTAC; encoded by the exons ATGGCAGAAGGGACGCGTATCCATCAGCTTACTGAGAATGTCAGTAG GTTGGACAAGAAGTATGACGACTTAGCTCAGGCACAAGCACAATTTGCTGCACAGATGGTTGCTTCACAGGCCCAGTTGCAGAGTCAAATTCAGTTGCTTGTAGATCAAATGAAGTTACAGAATGAGAAGCCTGTTTCTCCTGTGCAACCGGTTCAGCAGAATCCAGATGCATTGCAGTGGCAGGATCGAAACACCTACAAAACAGAAAGAATTCATATGGGTGAAACCAGAATTGGTGCGGGTCATCAGGGGGGAGAGTTCCTTCCAAGAAGACCAGTTCACATGGATTACCAATCCAGGCTGCAAAATCAAGACGAAAACAGACATGCTGAGcattatgatcaaaaccagTGGAGACCCAATCAAGGAAACAGAAATGCAGAACAGTATGGTTGGGGGTATCAACCATCAACCAGAGGGAAAAACAGGAGTGCCGAGCATTCTATGGGGTACCAAAGGATTGCCGACCACCAAGGGAACAAAGATGCATGGAGAACTTATCAGGTAGAAGGAGGTCCAAGAATGCAGAGTTTCAATAACATGGGCACAAGACAGTTCCAGCATCCAGACAATCCGGATATTTGGAGATTCCATCAAGATGAAAATCCATGGAGGCAAAGTCAGGAGTACAACTATGCACAGCATCAAGAGAATCATGGGTCCGGGTTTAATCATGGCCCGGATCACAGTCCTTTTATAGCTCAGTTTCCAGCATTCGAGTCCATAGAGCCAATTTCAAAGGCAAATATGGCTACCGAAACTcaagaaaaaaatcaagacCAAGAACCAGTGCACCAAGAAGGGGAAGCAATTGAAGAGTTAGAGGTAGCTTCTTTAGAAATTAAGAGCCAAGAAACTATTGGTGTTCTAGAAAAAAATCAAGAACACAAGATATCAGTACCATTGATCGTCATAAAGATAATTAGTGTGCTAATTCCAAATTCAATTTGTAGCATCAAATTTTTGGAAGAAGTTTGTGTCCTCACTACCAAATCTTTGACAAATTTGCAAGATGAAGAGGTGCCTTATCAAGatgaaaaaaatatgtttgatgaaAGGCTGAAGAggaagtggaaaccaagagggGATATGTTTTGGAAATACGATTGGTGGGTCTTCAAAACAAGGTGGAAGCCAAAGGAAGTGTTGGGTTGGATCATTGTCAGCGACTCTAATTCTGTGGAGAAGCAAAGTGTCGAAGTTGGCCGTAATGTTAAGGCAGACGATGGACGGTTTTATGCTGCAATAGGCATTTCAACTACCGTTGCGTTCGGGTCATGGGGTGTGTTCAGGAGAAATTTTGCAATTTTGAAATTGCTTAAGCAGGTTGTTTTCAAGCACAGATGGCGTTGGAAGGATTATAGCGTGAATTGTCCAGGAGTTCAAGGAGCTTGTGTGATGGGAAGCCTGAATGTTATTGTATTGGAAAGGCTCATATATGGAAGCCTTGGAGAAGAGAACTGGCATGGGAATCTTCAAGAAGATGGATTGGTGCGTGACAGGTGTGCGTGGCAGATGCATTGTACAGCTTGCTGA
- the LOC133872244 gene encoding lectin-domain containing receptor kinase VI.3-like: MKVFRTISFVFLLLFPLLAQSQDFAFIYNGFNGSEQNITKEGASIVKPSGALRLTDTTQNVAGHAFYTKKIQIIDTKSPSYPKNVSSFNTSFVFAIVPRGSGKGGYGLAFILSPSTKFPGAKPGHYLGIFNESNDGNHSNHIFAVEFDTVQGHKDVSDTDGNHVGVNINGMSSNYTRPAFYYVGSGEENTNEIDLESGDPIHAWIEYDGIENVVNVTISPASKPKPAIPLISCPKVDLTQYLEESMYVGFSAATGGKSSSHYILGWSFAVNGAALPLNISKLPRPPPREKSSARFKPLVTAVIASLSALTLILLGALFSLTLYRKLMHHESLEEWELDCPHRFRYRDLYAATKGFKESEVIGVGGFGAVFKGILHATGSEVAVKKIVRSSTQGTREFAAEIESLGRLRHKNLVNLQGWCKHKNDLLIVYDYIPNGSLDSLVFKPKNNRVLPWDKRFNILKGVAWGLLYLHEEWEQVVIHRDVKASNVLIDAEMNARLGDFGLARLYDHEKVSHTTNVVGTIGYIAPELARTGKVSTSSDVFAYGMLLLEVAAGRRPIDSTSFVLLDWVMECQQKGRIGEAVDPKLNSIYVIEEAELVLELGLLCSHHRPEARPSMRQVTRYLCRDDPLPAIDDWGSVDSRSFSEMNSRMLLAAISSDTTTGSHISSASGGISTTSIDTGR; this comes from the exons ATGAAGGTTTTTAGAA CAATTTCCTTTGTTTTCCTTCTCCTGTTTCCTCTTCTTGCTCAGTCTCAAGACTTTGCATTCATCTATAATGGATTCAATGGTAGTGAACAAAATATTACCAAAGAAGGAGCCTCTATTGTCAAGCCCAGTGGTGCGCTTAGGCTCACCGATACAACACAAAATGTTGCCGGCCATGCATTCTAtaccaaaaaaattcaaatcattGACACTAAATCTCCTTCATACCCAAAAAACGTTTCTTCTTTCAACACATCGTTTGTTTTTGCTATAGTCCCCCGAGGCTCCGGCAAAGGAGGCTATGGCCTCGCTTTCATCTTGTCTCCCTCCACGAAATTCCCTGGAGCTAAGCCCGGGCATTACCTTGGAATTTTCAACGAGTCCAACGATGGAAATCATTCAAATCATATATTTGCGGTTGAATTTGATACGGTTCAAGGGCACAAAGATGTTTCAGATACGGATGGAAACCATGTGGGCGTCAACATCAATGGCATGTCTTCAAATTACACTAGACCAGCTTTTTACTATGTCGGCAGCGGCGAAGAAAACACGAATGAAATTGACTTGGAGAGCGGCGATCCAATCCATGCCTGGATAGAATATGATGGCATAGAAAATGTTGTGAATGTAACGATATCTCCTGCATCGAAACCGAAACCAGCCATACCCCTCATTTCCTGCCCAAAGGTCGACCTCACCCAATATCTTGAGGAGAGCATGTACGTTGGTTTCTCTGCCGCAACGGGCGGGAAATCAAGCTCTCATTACATTTTAGGATGGAGCTTTGCAGTGAACGGAGCGGCTCTGCCTCTAAATATCTCTAAACTTCCCCGGCCACCTCCAAGGGAGAAAAGTTCAGCCCGTTTCAAACCATTAGTTACGGCAGTCATTGCCTCTTTATCTGCTTTAACCCTCATTTTGTTGGGAGCTCTGTTCTCTCTTACTCTGTATAGAAAGTTGATGCATCATGAGAGCCTTGAGGAGTGGGAGTTGGATTGTCCTCACAGGTTCAGATACAGGGATCTTTATGCAGCTACAAAGGGTTTCAAAGAGAGTGAGGTGATTGGAGTTGGAGGCTTTGGTGCAGTCTTCAAAGGTATTCTTCATGCCACTGGAAGCGAAGTTGCTGTGAAGAAGATAGTGCGTAGCTCAACACAAGGAACGAGAGAATTTGCAGCAGAGATTGAAAGCTTGGGAAGGTTAAGACACAAGAACCTGGTCAATCTCCAAGGATGGTGCAAGCACAAAAACGATCTCCTTATTGTGTATGATTATATTCCAAACGGCAGCCTTGATTCTCTCGTTTTCAAGCCCAAAAACAACCGGGTGTTGCCTTGGGACAAAAGATTCAACATCCTTAAAGGTGTTGCTTGGGGATTACTCTATCTGCACGAAGAATGGGAGCAAGTGGTGATCCACCGAGACGTGAAGGCCAGCAATGTTTTGATAGACGCTGAAATGAATGCACGGCTAGGCGACTTCGGCCTTGCTAGGCTATATGATCATGAGAAGGTATCACACACCACCAATGTCGTCGGCACAATTGGGTATATTGCGCCGGAATTGGCTCGCACCGGCAAGGTATCTACAAGCTCCGACGTGTTTGCATATGGGATGTTGCTCCTTGAAGTGGCTGCCGGGAGAAGACCGATTGACTCGACCAGTTTCGTTCTGCTCGACTGGGTAATGGAATGTCAACAGAAGGGTCGGATTGGGGAAGCAGTTGATCCGAAGTTGAATTCCATTTACGTGATTGAGGAAGCGGAGCTGGTTTTGGAACTGGGTCTTCTCTGTTCTCATCACAGGCCAGAAGCTAGGCCTAGCATGAGACAGGTGACACGGTATCTGTGTCGGGATGACCCGCTTCCTGCCATTGATGATTGGGGTTCCGTTGATTCTCGAAGCTTCAGCGAAATGAACTCGAGAATGTTGTTAGCAGCGATTTCTTCTGATACCACCACAGGGTCCCATATTTCGTCGGCCAGTGGCGGTATCTCTACGACTTCCATAGATACTGGCagatag